A part of Miscanthus floridulus cultivar M001 chromosome 6, ASM1932011v1, whole genome shotgun sequence genomic DNA contains:
- the LOC136458611 gene encoding probable receptor-like protein kinase At5g20050: protein MSGSGLDDSSVGVAPRRGCCCACASVLCKIVKVLLHVAIVFTVFILININHPIVDSFAGKIALQSVSFAVIACLYICTSSDREGRIISGVFLGVLAVVIVTAAPSVASKGDRRAPVIVMRACNLIALFVYCIWKISSLVQACLRRLRARGKAPAADPEAPLATMLKPAEAASTTPVQQTTFHIEDLPRKFSYDEIRAVTGDFGTVVGRGGSAEVFRGLLDDGTAVAVKRITSYKPVGEEEFLREISIVANVHQRSLVRLLGYCLVQGVPGATTHGQYLVYPFFENGSLDWWLFNGEDRRRLLPWPTRRRISVDVARALAYLHHECHRQILHLDIKPANILLDGGFRAHVSDFGISMSIAQDLTSVDTCGRGTPGYMAPEIWFSSLSTKSDVYSYGMTLLELVGGRRAYVASRDSSETPDFFARVVREKMARGELMELVDATMAPVDEGEVEALVRVALCCVQHQRELRPSMLTVVEMLEGRTAADLPPECRRSPGVNFT from the coding sequence ATGTCAGGTTCAGGTCTGGACGACTCTAGCGTAGGCGTAGCTCCTCGTCGAGGATGCTGCTGCGCCTGTGCCTCGGTGTTGTGCAAGATAGTGAAGGTCCTTTTACATGTAGCGATTGTGTTCACCGTATTCATTTTGATCAATATCAACCATCCAATTGTTGATAGCTTCGCTGGAAAGATCGCTCTTCAATCAGTGTCCTTTGCTGTAATCGCTTGCTTATACATTTGCACCTCGTCCGATCGGGAAGGGAGGATTATTTCCGGTGTATTTCTTGGTGTACTTGCTGTAGTGATTGTCACGGCAGCTCCCAGTGTGGCTTCCAAGGGCGACAGGCGGGCTCCCGTAATTGTCATGCGCGCCTGCAATCTCATAGCTCTATTCGTATACTGCATCTGGAAGATTAGCTCTCTAGTGCAGGCTTGTCTCCGGCGCCTTCGTGCCCGCGGCAAAGCTCCAGCTGCTGATCCAGAGGCGCCACTTGCGACGATGCTGAAGCCAGCAGAAGCAGCCTCTACTACTCCCGTGCAGCAGACCACGTTCCACATCGAGGACCTGCCGCGGAAGTTCTCGTACGACGAGATCCGAGCCGTCACCGGAGACTTCGGAACCGTAGTGGGGCGCGGCGGCTCCGCCGAAGTCTTCCGGGGCCTCCTCGACGACGGCACGGCGGTCGCCGTCAAGCGGATCACCAGCTACAAACCTGTCGGCGAGGAAGAGTTCTTGAGAGAGATCTCCATCGTCGCCAACGTGCACCAGCGCAGCCTGGTGCGCCTCCTGGGATACTGCCTCGTGCAAGGGGTGCCGGGGGCCACCACCCACGGCCAGTACCTTGTCTACCCGTTCTTCGAGAACGGCTCACTGGACTGGTGGCTGTTCAACGGCGAGGACAGGCGCCGCCTCCTGCCGTGGCCGACGCGGCGCCGCATCTCCGTGGACGTTGCCAGGGCGCTCGCGTACCTCCACCACGAGTGCCACCGGCAGATCCTGCACCTCGACATCAAGCCGGCCAACATCCTCCTCGACGGCGGCTTCCGCGCGCACGTGTCGGACTTCGGCATCTCCATGTCCATCGCCCAGGACCTCACCAGCGTCGACACCTGCGGGAGGGGAACGCCCGGGTACATGGCGCCGGAGATATGGTTCAGCTCGCTGTCCACCAAGTCCGACGTGTACAGCTACGGCATGACGCTCCTCGAGCTCGTCGGCGGGCGCAGGGCCTACGTCGCCAGCAGGGACTCGTCCGAGACTCCGGACTTCTTCGCGCGCGTCGTGCGGGAGAAGATGGCGCGAGGCGAGCTCATGGAGCTTGTCGACGCGACCATGGCGCCCGTGGATGAGGGGGAGGTGGAGGCGCTGGTAAGAGTGGCGCTCTGCTGCGTCCAGCACCAGCGGGAGCTGAGACCCAGCATGCTCACTGTTGTGGAAATGCTCGAGGGGCGTACTGCCGCCGATCTGCCGCCGGAGTGCCGTCGGTCGCCCGGCGTGAATTTTACGTAG